CGGCGTCGATGAAGTGCTCGGCAACCTGTTGGAAAAGGTCGACGCTCCGCGCTCATGAAGCCATCCCGTTTACTGGTTCAACTGCTACTGGTCTGGTTGATGCTGGGCTTGCTTGCCGCAGTGGCAACGATTTTCGAATGGCCGCGTTCATTCGAGATCAAGCTGGTTTTTTGGTGCTGGTTTTGCCTGGTGGTGCTACTGGCATTGCTCGATGGATTTTCCCTGCACAAACCCCGACTGGAAGTAACACGCAGCCTCGAGGCGCATCTCGCACTCGGTATTCGCCAGTGGGTGGGGATCAGGGTAAGCAACCAGGACCGGCACCGCCAGGAATTCTGGCTGACCGATTTCCCACCTTCGCAGCTGCATCTGGAAGGTTTACCAGTCAGGATAACGCTCGATCCCGGAGAGCATGCGGAGTTGCGCTACTCGATTACGCCGCTACAACGTGGCCCGGCAGAGTTTGGACGGCCCTGCTGCCGCGTTATATCGGGCTGGAAGCTGTGGGAAAAGAACTATTATTGCGGCGAGGCACAGGCCTCGAAAATCTATCCGAACTATAAACCGTTGTTTCGCTCCTCGTTTATCGGTAGCGATCAACTTTACCTCGATCTCGGTTTACAGTTGCGCCAGCGCCGGGGCGAGGGTACGGATTTCCACCAGTTGCGTGATTTTCGCGTCGGTGATTCACTGCGCCAGGTTGACTGGCGGGCAACCGCACGCTTTCAGAAACCGATATCACGTGAATATCAGGAAGAACGCGATCAGCAGGTTGTGTTCCTGCTTGATTGTGGGCGGCGTATGCGAGCCAAGGATGGCGAAATCAGTCATTTCGACCATGCGCTCAACGCGCTGTTGATATCTGCATTCGTTGCACTACGCCAGGGGGACAGCGTGGGCCTGCTCAGTTTCGCTGGTCAATCGCGATGGGTTGCACCGATCAAGGGACGCTTTCAAATAAGCCGGCTACTGGATCAGATTTATGATCTTGACAGCTCGCTTGCCGCCAGCGACTACCTCGAAGTTGCGCAGCAGTTAATGACGCGTCAACCGCGCCGTTCACTAATTATTCTGATTTCATCGCTGGAACCACAGGATCGCGATGATCTGGCACAGGCCGCGAGGCTTTTGTCACAACACCACCTGGTCATGGTGGCCTCGATGCGTCAGCAGGTACTGACCGACACGCTGGCTGGCGAGGTGGTTTCGATTGACGATGCATTAAGGTATTGTGGTGTCGCCAACCATCTACAACAGCAATCGTCAATGTACGCACAGTTGCGCAGCGATAATATAATTGTCGCCGATACGCCTCCGGCCTACATGCATTCGACCCTGATCAACGAATACATGGCCCTGAAACGCAGTGGAATTTTCTAGCCTGTTTGATACAAATCAATGGCAGTTGCTACGAATCGAACTAATATCATATTAATCGCTGGATATAAATTCATGTGTCTTGGCTAACAAAAAGATAGGACCCTGTTATGTTTGAATCGCTGACCCACTGGTTTGATACCCTCAAGAACGAGAGCAAGCTGTTCGATCACCCCGAGGACGAAATACTGCACAGCGCACTAGCGTCGGTGTTGTACCATGTGATCAACGCTGATCAGCACGTTGATGCTAAAGAAAAACATGAATTTGATCGCATATTAAAACAGGAATTCGATCTCAATGACGAGCAGGTCGATCATTTGTACCAAGCCGCCAAGGGATCGACCGCAGATGTCCATGGTGATTTGCACACCATTAACTTCTATCTGAAACACAATCCGGCGGTACGCATGACTTTCATGCGTAAACTACTGCAGCTGGTAGATATTCATGGTGCGCACAAGGGAAAGCTGAATTTATTCTACGAAACCCTGCACGAAGTATTTCCCGAGGTTAAAGAGATCGATCGCGAGGCGAATCTCTAAGGACAGCGAAGCGTTATCGAAGTGCGTCGGGATCACCGGGTCGCTCGGCGAAATGCAGCAATACCCCCGCCGGGTCCCAGACATGTGTTATTAGTAATCCCCATGGCATCAGCTCAGGTTTTGCAACCTTGGTGCCTGCAAATTTCCTGGTCAATCCAATGTCTTCAAAATGGTCGTACCATTCTTGCGCAGAATTAACCAGGAAATGCAGCATGAGGCTGTGCGCGTTGTTATTGTGGTTACGGGGCAGCAACAGGAATCGATATCCAAAGCTAGTATCGATTTCACAGACCTCTTCGCTATCCCAGTTAATCTTGAAACCCATGCATTCGTAAAATGCCTTGGATACGGCATAGTCGTTTGATGGAACAAAAGGCTTGAAGTCGTTTATCTTTCGCATGTTGCCTTAGCCCGTAACCTGCAGAGGTCGCCAGCTCATAGGCTACCGTGGATTCGATTTACGACGACGCCTTACCCAGAACTGCAGCGGCAACGCGTCAGCCTGGGCCATTAACTTAGTTTAATTTTGCGTTCTTGGTCTAGATCGGAACAACATTATTTGCACAGGGTCCTTTCTGGCCCTGGCCTACCTCGAACTCGACCGCCTGGCCGTCGTTCAGGGTTGCATAGTCGTCACCACTTTTGATTTCGGAATGATGCACGAAAAGATCCTTGCCGCCATCTTCAGGTGTAATAAAACCATAGCCCTTGGCTGCATTGAACCACTTCACGGTACCTTTACTCATACTTAATTTACTCGCTAATAATGGTGAATAATTCAAATAAATCCCTGTTCGAATTCACCGTTTCGAAACGGGATATTGATATAGCGGCCTGGACGCAAAGCGGTCCACCTTGAGACGGTTCTGAAAGAGCTCGATCCGCTGCAAGCCATTTTCAGGCGGTAATTACAGAATTTATATTCGCTTATCTTGGCTGCTACCCGGGTCATTTCGACCTTGCAGCTCATTTAACAAATATCGTTATCCCCAATAACCAGGCTATGTAATGAATGGCGTATTACGCATAGTGCCCTATCGGGCAAAGCAAAGAAACCGGGATTTTGCCAAAAAGGACGACGAAATGACCAATTCCAGCCAATTTGACTGTAAATATAAGGGACCTGGCGCCGAAAACCGGGGAACCGAAACATATATAGTCTCTTATTGAGACGGCACTAACGACCCGATCACTTCTTGCATCAGGGCCAGGATTGATCGGAGCTACCACGAATCGGTGTTGGCAAATTACTCCCATTCCATTTCGCTGTAGACTTGCTGCGCGTTTCTTCCGGCGATCTGCTCAAAATTGAGGAGGTAACTGAACTTTGCCTGGTCTACTTTTCCTATTGCCGACATGTCACCTCCACTTTCCATGAAATCAGCAACCGACTCGCGCAAGTAAAGCAGGTAATTATAGGTATCCCGCGTGGCCTGGGATAAATCGGTAGCATGGCCATGACCAGGAACAAGGTGCCCCGGTTTATGGGCTGCCATGGTTTCGAAAGCCTCCAGCCAGCTCTTGCTATTGGATTGTGACCCGACACCCAGCATTCGTTCGACGTAAACGATATCACCACTGAACATAACCTGATGTTGAGGCAGCCAGACATAACTGTCGCCGGGTGTGTGGGCCTGACCCGCGTGATGCAGCTCGAAAACCGTACCCCCGAGTTCAAACTCGAATCTTTCAGCGAAGGTCGTATCAGCGTAAACCGGCTCTGTTTGCTTGACGGCGTCTTCTCCAACGAGGTTGCCCAACACGATGAGCTGGTCCTGAGTGCGGGTTTTCTGATCCTCGACCGCCGCTTCGCTGGCAATAATCTGGGCACCTTGCGCTTTGAAATATCCGTTACCCAGCCAGCGATGATCCTGCCCGCCGGTATTGATCACCCTGACCACGGGTTTGTCGGTAACGCTTTGAATCAGTGCATAAATCCGGTTAGCGCCCGCATGGGTGCCGCCCGAATCAATCAGTACAACACCGTCATCGGTGACGACTAATCCGAAGGTCGCATTGTTGCCCAGGTTATCCGGGCTGCGATTACCAAGCTCACCGACGATCGCATACACATTATCGGATACCGGCTGCAGCTCCAGTACGCCATCCGCGTGGACCTGGCCAGAAAGTAAAGCCACTGCCGTTGCCAGCGCAACGGTGAACACCGTCTTTAGTTTACTTATGCTCATATTATGGTGTTATCGATTCTTGACAACATGATCAATAAAAGGTTTCCAGGTAACCGACCCGGGTCCGACTCTGATTGATTTTGCGGCAGCGCTAGAGGACATCACTGGTCAATTGCCGGGCAACCCATTTTGCGAAATGATGCGATGGCTTGTCCATGATGGGCGTGAACACGCCGCCGCTAAAGGCACTCGAGTGGCGACCGCGTTGCATGCCTTCGACCACGCCGATGTCTTCGTTGAATACCTTGGCCCAGACCTCGAGCCGGTGCGCCCGCGCTGCTTCGAATTCGGGGCTATCCGCTGCGTCACCAAGGTAGTAAATCTGCAAATGATCGAGCGAACGCTCGGCGGATACCGGCTGCACGTAGCGCGTCCAGAAATGATCAGCCTGAAATCCGAGAAACACGTTGGGGTAAAGCGTGGGATACTCGGCGACCATGTCCGACCAGCCGTCAAACACCGGGAAGGCAGCGAGGTTGGTTTTTTCGTGGTCATACCGCAGTGTACCCTGACCGGCAAATAGATCGTCACCGTAAAAGTGGTAGTGATCTTCGAGCTTCGATACCGCGTTCAAATCCGGGTGCACCGTGGGCAGGTGGTAGCTCTCGAGGTTGTTTTCGATGCACAGTTTCCAGTTGCCGGCAAAATCGATGGTGTAGCTACCATGGTTTGCGGCAGGTTTGAGAGCGGTAAACTTTTCTCTCAGTAACAGCTTGTCAATGCGCTGTTGCAGCGGGGCGATAAAGGTTTCGAAATCGGGCGCATCTGCCGAAAGATTTACGAAGACCAGGTCCATCCAGACCGCCGAGCGGGCTTCGCACAGACCGTGCTCATTCCTGTCTAGGTCATCGATAGAGTGGACGCCACTGCCGCCGACATTCGGCGTGGCCAGTAAGCGCCCGTCAAGATCGTAAGCCCAGCCGTGGTAGGGGCATTGAATCGTCCGTTTGACCGAACATGCCTGCCAGACCAGCTCGTTACCGCGATGACTGCAAACGTTATGAAAAACCTTTACTGCGCCTTGCCGATTGCGCAACATCACCAGCGGCTGCCCAAGAAATCCGATTGGTTGTAAATCCCCAGGTTCAGGAATGTTGCAGCCGTTACCGATGCAGGTCCAGGTTCTGGCGAACAATTGTTCCTGCTCCATGCGGAAAAAATCTTCGCTCGTATAGGCGTGGTTGGGCAGGCCACTCGCCAGCCCGGATTCCGTCGTGACTGCGTTAAAGTCAGATTTGGAAGGTTGCATGAAGGGATCGGCTCATGTTGAAAATCAAATCTCAAAGCTTACCCGGGCAGTCTCTCAATATCGACTCAAGGAATCAATAACTGCCCCGTGGAAATTTTGTCCCTGCAGGACCCAGCTGGCGCTGGAAAAACTGGATCGTAGTGGCGGATAGCTTGCGGGCCAAAATTGGCCCGCCAAAATATCCCCCGCGGTACGGGTTTTACGCGCTCTCGTAGAGCCGGGTCAGGACAAATTCCCGGTGTCCCAGGGCCTCGGCTGATGTCAGACGCCCGTTGGTGGTGCGGAACATCGAATCCAGCAGCTTGTCGCCGGCCTCGCTCGGGGTCATTTCCCTGCGCAGCAGACCCGAAACGTCAACGTCGACGTGCTCACTCATGGTGCGAACCGTGCGCGGGTTAGCGCAAATCTTTATCACCGGAAGAATCGGGTTGCCGATAATATTTCCCTGCCCGGTGGGGAAGAAGTGCACGACGTAACCGGCTGCAGCTGACAGAGTCACCATTTCGGCTGCCGCCGATGACGAATCCATAAACCACAGGCCCGGTCCCGTGGGTGCCTCGGCCTTGTCAAGCACGCCGTCGACCAGACATTCCTTGCCGATTTTCTGGATATTACCGAGCGCTTTTTCTTCGATGGTCGTTAAACCACCTTCGATGTTGCCCTTGGTAGGTTGTGAATCTGACAGATCCGAGGTTTTAAAACGTTCAATCAGATCCTGGTAGCGATTAAACATGAACATGAAACGCTCACGTACCTCGTCGTTGCGACAGCGCTCGGCGACCAGGTGTTCGCCACCGGTTATTTCGGAAGTCTCGCCAAACAGCAGGGTTGCGCCGTGCGGGTACAGCTTATCGAAAGCATTTCCGACCGTCGGATTTGATCCGCATCCAGATGTGGTATCTGATTCACCACATTTTGTCGAAACCCAGAGCTCGCTCAAGGGCGCCTCCTCACGTGTCAGTTCAGATGCCCACTGCACATACTCCTTGGCAACCTTGGAAGCTTCCATAATGGTTTCATGGTCGCCGTGTTGCTCGATACCGAATCCGGTAACGGGTTTTCCAGTCGCCGCGATGCCCTCGACAACTTTTTGCGTCCAGCCGTTTTCGATCCCGATAACCACGACCGCGGCGACATTGGGATTGGCGCCGGTGCCGATCAGGGTGCGGAAATGGAGTTCAAGGTCCTCGCCAAACTGTAATCTGCCGTAAGGGTGGGGTAAGGCCATGGCACCCGTAATATTGTTTGCGACTGCTTCACAGGCAGCATTTGAAAGGTCGTCGACCGGCAGGACAATGACGTGATTACGAACACCGACACGGCCATTTTCGCGCCGATATCCCGAAAAGGTTGCTGTACTTAAATCTTGAGACATTGCTTTATTCTCCGAAAGAGTCTGGGTATTGAATGGCGACTATTGATTACCAACGCTTGGTCTTGATGTTGTGAACATGGGCATGCTCACCGATACCGATATCGGCGATGACCTTGCCGATATCCGTGCCATACTTGATTACGGTATCGCCGTCCTGCATCGGCTTGATCGCAAGTTTGTGCCCGATCGGTATATCGCTGGCCGCCTTGAACTTGATATCTACGTCCTGATCCATTACCCAGCCGGTGATTTCTTCGCCGGCCTTTACACCCTCGACGACGACAACGCCGACGCTATCTCCTTCGTCATGCACTACAAAATCGATCATCTATATCTCCCGGTTAATTAATAATTATCAGAAAACAACACGGAGACGAGATCGTACAAGGATCTATACATCTAGTCAAATAGTCTTATATAAGAGTATAATGACCAGGCTTCCCGCCGCAGTCACCTGTGAAACCCACAGGCCCGGGGAGACGAGACGATCAGGTAAATCTGGTCACTGTTTGTTTGTCGAGGTTACAGGGTTCAATGCTGACATCTGAAAAAGGTTATATTTCGCTCTACATGCAAATCAAGGAGCTTCTCGCAGCCAAGATTGGCAACGGGGAGTGGTCTCCGGGTAATGTAATTCCCAGCGAGATAAATCTCGCACATGAGTTCGGTGTGAGCCAGGGCACGGTGCGCAAGGCGATCACGGAACTGGTGGAAAATAATGTGTTAATCCGCAAGCAGGGGCTGGGAACCTTTGTTTCCAATCATGATCTGCATCGAGCCCTGTTTCATTTTTTCCACATTACGGACAACAAGGGACACAAGGTCCTGCCGGACAGCTATGTCCTGACCTGTCACCGGAAACAGGCCTCGCGCAAGGAAATCTCGAAACTGCAGCTAGCCGAAAAAACTAGTGTAATAAGAATCGAACGGGTACGGAATTTCTCTGCCAGGCCGACGATGATAGAAACCATTACGTTACCCGCCGAACCATTTGGTGACCTGGTCAACGGGGGCAACTGCGAATTGCCCAATACGCTCTATGAACTCTACGAAAAGCGCTATGGAATCACAATACATAGCGCCGATGAACAGCTGCGAGCAACAGCTGCTTCAAAGCATGACGCAAGATTATTGAATCTGGAAGTTGGTACACCACTGCTCGAAATTGAGCGAGTGGCAATAACTCTTGATAAAAAGCCGGTCGAACTGCGTATCAGCCGGTGCAGCACAAAAAATCACTACTATCAAAATTCGATTTTCTAAATACCCGGGCGAGGACATCTTGCCTTGAAGACAGTTTCCAGGTAGCTGAGAGATCTTTACATTAATTTGTTGCAGCGGATTTCCCGGTAAGCCTGATTTGATCCTGTCATATCAAGTGTCCGTTAATATCAAATGTATTTGTTCTATTCGCCCCCAACAAGATAGACTTGCGCGTTGATTTATACAGAGAATCCGGTTTTCACCAGCTATCACAGGTCATGAGCAAGAAGATATTCAGTGCCTCGGATGCACGTAAATTCGCACGGCGGCGTCTGCCACGGGTAATCTTCGACTTTATTGACGGCAGCGCAGGTGAAGAAAGAGCCTGTGCGCTTAATGTTGAAATGATCGAAGCCTTGCGCCTGCTGCCCCGGGTACTGGTCAACGTGGAAAATCGCAACCAAGGGAAAGTTTTATTTGGGCAGAGCTGGGACCTACCTTTTGGTATCGCGCCGATGGGGATGTGTAACCTGACCTGGCCCGATGCCGATGCGATGCTCGCCAGGGCAGCCAAGCAATTCGGTATTCCGCTGGTGTTATCGACCATGTCTTCGAGCAGTATCGAAACCACCGCGGAGCGCGCCGGCGAACATGCCTGGTTTCAACTGTATGTCGGCCAGTCCGAGGAGGTTGCCTATCACCTGGTTGAACGGGCGGAGACCGTGGGTTATAGCAACCTGGTGCTAACCGTCGATGTCCCCGGAATCGGGGCACGGCCGCGCGAAAAGCGTAATGGCTTTCAATCGCCGTTTCGAATCAGACCGATGCAGTTTTTTGATTTCGCATTCCATCCGCGGTGGTCGCTGACGACGCTGAAGACCGGGGTGCCCAAACTCGCCAATGTCAACGTCCCCAACGGTGTGCAATTCAAGCGTAACGAGGCGCGCGGCAAGCTGGACTGGGATTTTCTTCAATGCTTGCGCGAGCGCTGGCCGGGCAACCTGATTGTCAAGGGCGTGCTCGGCAGCGAAGACGCGGTTCGCATCCGCGATACCGGGGTGGATGCGGTTTGCGTGTCCAATCACGGCGGGCGGCAGTTTGACAGTAGCCCAGCCGCGATCCAGGTGCTGCCGCAGATCAGAGCGGCGGTCGGTCCTGAATACCCGTTGCTGTTTGATAGCGGTGTGCGCAACGGTGAAGGGATTATCAAGGCGCTCGCACTGGGTGCCGATTTCGTACTGATTGGGCGTCCGTTTCTGTATGCTATGGGCGCCAACGGTTACACGGGTCTCGAGGAGATGATCGAACTCATCAGGAGCCAGATCGATATCGGCCTGGCACAGCTGGGTTGCCCCGATATCAATGACGTTGATGCCACTTACATTCTGGACACTTCATCTACGGGGGCTAAATGAAAGTGCGAGGAGGCATGTTGCTTGCCAGGGCGCTGCAGGAGAAAGGCGTAACCCAGGTGTTCACGCTCAGTGGCGGATTTTGCAATCCGGCGCTCGAAGGTTTCATGGAATGCGGTATTTCAGTCATCAATGCACCGCACGAACAGGTTGCCGGTCACCTTGCGGATGGGCATACCCGCATCACGCGCAATCCCGCGGTATGCCTGGTTGGTCCGGAAGGCTTTGCGACCGCGGTACCGGCGATGATGGAAGCCTGGGGCGAGCGG
The sequence above is drawn from the Gammaproteobacteria bacterium genome and encodes:
- a CDS encoding DUF58 domain-containing protein produces the protein MKPSRLLVQLLLVWLMLGLLAAVATIFEWPRSFEIKLVFWCWFCLVVLLALLDGFSLHKPRLEVTRSLEAHLALGIRQWVGIRVSNQDRHRQEFWLTDFPPSQLHLEGLPVRITLDPGEHAELRYSITPLQRGPAEFGRPCCRVISGWKLWEKNYYCGEAQASKIYPNYKPLFRSSFIGSDQLYLDLGLQLRQRRGEGTDFHQLRDFRVGDSLRQVDWRATARFQKPISREYQEERDQQVVFLLDCGRRMRAKDGEISHFDHALNALLISAFVALRQGDSVGLLSFAGQSRWVAPIKGRFQISRLLDQIYDLDSSLAASDYLEVAQQLMTRQPRRSLIILISSLEPQDRDDLAQAARLLSQHHLVMVASMRQQVLTDTLAGEVVSIDDALRYCGVANHLQQQSSMYAQLRSDNIIVADTPPAYMHSTLINEYMALKRSGIF
- a CDS encoding TerB family tellurite resistance protein, which gives rise to MFESLTHWFDTLKNESKLFDHPEDEILHSALASVLYHVINADQHVDAKEKHEFDRILKQEFDLNDEQVDHLYQAAKGSTADVHGDLHTINFYLKHNPAVRMTFMRKLLQLVDIHGAHKGKLNLFYETLHEVFPEVKEIDREANL
- a CDS encoding cold shock domain-containing protein; translation: MSKGTVKWFNAAKGYGFITPEDGGKDLFVHHSEIKSGDDYATLNDGQAVEFEVGQGQKGPCANNVVPI
- a CDS encoding MBL fold metallo-hydrolase, whose protein sequence is MSISKLKTVFTVALATAVALLSGQVHADGVLELQPVSDNVYAIVGELGNRSPDNLGNNATFGLVVTDDGVVLIDSGGTHAGANRIYALIQSVTDKPVVRVINTGGQDHRWLGNGYFKAQGAQIIASEAAVEDQKTRTQDQLIVLGNLVGEDAVKQTEPVYADTTFAERFEFELGGTVFELHHAGQAHTPGDSYVWLPQHQVMFSGDIVYVERMLGVGSQSNSKSWLEAFETMAAHKPGHLVPGHGHATDLSQATRDTYNYLLYLRESVADFMESGGDMSAIGKVDQAKFSYLLNFEQIAGRNAQQVYSEMEWE
- a CDS encoding aromatic ring-hydroxylating dioxygenase subunit alpha; translation: MQPSKSDFNAVTTESGLASGLPNHAYTSEDFFRMEQEQLFARTWTCIGNGCNIPEPGDLQPIGFLGQPLVMLRNRQGAVKVFHNVCSHRGNELVWQACSVKRTIQCPYHGWAYDLDGRLLATPNVGGSGVHSIDDLDRNEHGLCEARSAVWMDLVFVNLSADAPDFETFIAPLQQRIDKLLLREKFTALKPAANHGSYTIDFAGNWKLCIENNLESYHLPTVHPDLNAVSKLEDHYHFYGDDLFAGQGTLRYDHEKTNLAAFPVFDGWSDMVAEYPTLYPNVFLGFQADHFWTRYVQPVSAERSLDHLQIYYLGDAADSPEFEAARAHRLEVWAKVFNEDIGVVEGMQRGRHSSAFSGGVFTPIMDKPSHHFAKWVARQLTSDVL
- a CDS encoding UxaA family hydrolase, whose amino-acid sequence is MSQDLSTATFSGYRRENGRVGVRNHVIVLPVDDLSNAACEAVANNITGAMALPHPYGRLQFGEDLELHFRTLIGTGANPNVAAVVVIGIENGWTQKVVEGIAATGKPVTGFGIEQHGDHETIMEASKVAKEYVQWASELTREEAPLSELWVSTKCGESDTTSGCGSNPTVGNAFDKLYPHGATLLFGETSEITGGEHLVAERCRNDEVRERFMFMFNRYQDLIERFKTSDLSDSQPTKGNIEGGLTTIEEKALGNIQKIGKECLVDGVLDKAEAPTGPGLWFMDSSSAAAEMVTLSAAAGYVVHFFPTGQGNIIGNPILPVIKICANPRTVRTMSEHVDVDVSGLLRREMTPSEAGDKLLDSMFRTTNGRLTSAEALGHREFVLTRLYESA
- a CDS encoding UxaA family hydrolase produces the protein MIDFVVHDEGDSVGVVVVEGVKAGEEITGWVMDQDVDIKFKAASDIPIGHKLAIKPMQDGDTVIKYGTDIGKVIADIGIGEHAHVHNIKTKRW
- a CDS encoding GntR family transcriptional regulator; translation: MLTSEKGYISLYMQIKELLAAKIGNGEWSPGNVIPSEINLAHEFGVSQGTVRKAITELVENNVLIRKQGLGTFVSNHDLHRALFHFFHITDNKGHKVLPDSYVLTCHRKQASRKEISKLQLAEKTSVIRIERVRNFSARPTMIETITLPAEPFGDLVNGGNCELPNTLYELYEKRYGITIHSADEQLRATAASKHDARLLNLEVGTPLLEIERVAITLDKKPVELRISRCSTKNHYYQNSIF
- a CDS encoding alpha-hydroxy-acid oxidizing protein, whose product is MSKKIFSASDARKFARRRLPRVIFDFIDGSAGEERACALNVEMIEALRLLPRVLVNVENRNQGKVLFGQSWDLPFGIAPMGMCNLTWPDADAMLARAAKQFGIPLVLSTMSSSSIETTAERAGEHAWFQLYVGQSEEVAYHLVERAETVGYSNLVLTVDVPGIGARPREKRNGFQSPFRIRPMQFFDFAFHPRWSLTTLKTGVPKLANVNVPNGVQFKRNEARGKLDWDFLQCLRERWPGNLIVKGVLGSEDAVRIRDTGVDAVCVSNHGGRQFDSSPAAIQVLPQIRAAVGPEYPLLFDSGVRNGEGIIKALALGADFVLIGRPFLYAMGANGYTGLEEMIELIRSQIDIGLAQLGCPDINDVDATYILDTSSTGAK